A single region of the Streptomyces vilmorinianum genome encodes:
- the whiA gene encoding DNA-binding protein WhiA, whose product MAMTAAVKDEISRLPVTRTCCRKAEVSSILRFAGGLHLVSGRIVIEAELDTAMAARRLKRDILEIFGHSSELIVMAPGGLRRGSRFVVRVVAGGDQLARQTGLVDGRGRPIRGLPPQVVSGATCDAEAAWRGAFLAHGSLTEPGRSSSLEVTCPGPEAALALVGAARRLSIAAKAREVRGVDRVVVRDGDAIGALLTRLGAHESVLAWEERRMRREVRATANRLANFDDANLRRSARAAVAAGARVQRALEILGEEVPEHLAAAGRLRMEHKQASLEELGALADPPLTKDAVAGRIRRLLAMADKRAQDLGIPGTESSLTEELDDSLVG is encoded by the coding sequence ATGGCGATGACGGCAGCGGTGAAGGACGAGATCTCCCGGCTTCCCGTCACCCGGACCTGCTGCAGGAAGGCAGAGGTCTCGTCGATCCTGCGGTTCGCGGGCGGGCTGCACCTGGTGAGCGGGCGGATCGTGATCGAGGCGGAGCTGGACACCGCGATGGCGGCGCGCCGGCTCAAGCGGGACATCCTGGAGATCTTCGGGCACAGCTCGGAGCTGATCGTGATGGCCCCCGGCGGGCTGCGGCGCGGCTCCCGCTTCGTCGTACGGGTGGTGGCGGGCGGCGACCAGCTGGCCCGGCAGACCGGCCTGGTCGACGGCCGGGGCCGCCCGATCCGCGGGCTGCCCCCGCAGGTCGTCTCGGGTGCCACCTGCGACGCCGAGGCGGCCTGGCGCGGCGCGTTCCTGGCGCACGGCTCGCTGACCGAGCCCGGACGCTCCTCCTCCCTCGAGGTGACCTGCCCCGGCCCGGAGGCCGCCCTCGCGCTCGTGGGCGCGGCGCGCCGGCTGAGCATCGCCGCGAAGGCGCGTGAGGTCCGGGGCGTGGACCGCGTGGTCGTCCGGGACGGTGACGCCATCGGCGCCCTGCTGACCCGGCTCGGCGCGCACGAGTCGGTCCTTGCCTGGGAGGAGCGGCGGATGCGCCGCGAGGTCCGGGCCACGGCCAACCGGCTGGCGAACTTCGACGACGCCAACCTGCGGCGCTCGGCGCGCGCGGCGGTGGCCGCCGGCGCCCGGGTGCAGCGCGCCCTGGAGATCCTCGGCGAGGAGGTGCCCGAGCACCTCGCCGCCGCGGGCCGGCTGCGCATGGAGCACAAGCAGGCCTCCCTGGAGGAGCTGGGCGCGCTCGCCGATCCGCCGCTGACCAAGGACGCTGTCGCGGGCCGGATTCGCCGCCTGCTGGCCATGGCCGACAAGCGGGCGCAGGACCTGGGGATCCCCGGAACGGAGTCAAGTCTGACGGAGGAGCTGGACGACAGCCTCGTCGGCTGA
- the rapZ gene encoding RNase adapter RapZ, whose translation MTAHDRHDEHEEHEAYEEHDREDGAGHVSTGTKEAGETADAAAIPELVIISGMSGAGRSTAAKCLEDLGWFVVDNLPPALIPTMVELGARSQGNVARIAVVVDVRGRQFFDALRESLAALDAQQVTRRIVFLESSDEALVRRFESVRRPHPLQGDGRITDGIAAERDLLRELRGDADLVIDTSSLNVHELRAKMDAQFAGDEEPELRATVMSFGFKYGLPVDADLVVDMRFLPNPHWVPELRPFTGLNEEVSAYVFNQPGAKEFLDRYTELLQLIAAGYRREGKRYVTIAVGCTGGKHRSVATSEKLAARLAAEGVETVVVHRDMGRE comes from the coding sequence ATGACCGCGCACGACCGGCACGATGAGCACGAAGAGCACGAAGCGTACGAAGAGCACGACCGAGAAGACGGAGCAGGACACGTGAGTACGGGCACGAAGGAGGCCGGCGAGACCGCCGACGCGGCGGCCATCCCCGAGCTGGTGATCATCTCCGGTATGTCCGGCGCCGGCCGGTCCACCGCGGCGAAGTGCCTGGAGGACCTCGGCTGGTTCGTCGTGGACAACCTGCCGCCCGCGCTGATCCCCACCATGGTGGAGCTCGGCGCCCGTTCCCAGGGCAACGTGGCCCGGATCGCCGTCGTCGTCGACGTCCGCGGCCGGCAGTTCTTCGACGCCCTGCGGGAGTCCCTGGCCGCCCTCGACGCCCAGCAGGTCACCCGGCGGATCGTCTTCCTGGAGTCCTCCGACGAGGCCCTGGTCAGGCGGTTCGAGTCGGTCCGCAGGCCGCACCCGCTCCAGGGCGACGGCCGCATCACCGACGGCATCGCCGCCGAGCGCGATCTGCTGCGCGAGCTGCGCGGCGACGCCGACCTGGTGATCGACACCTCCAGCCTCAACGTCCACGAGCTGCGCGCCAAGATGGACGCCCAGTTCGCCGGCGACGAGGAGCCGGAGCTGCGGGCCACCGTCATGTCGTTCGGATTCAAGTACGGGCTGCCCGTCGACGCCGACCTCGTCGTCGACATGCGCTTCCTGCCCAACCCGCACTGGGTCCCCGAGCTGCGGCCCTTCACCGGGCTCAACGAGGAGGTCTCGGCGTACGTCTTCAACCAGCCCGGGGCCAAGGAGTTCCTCGACCGCTACACCGAGCTGCTCCAGCTGATCGCCGCGGGCTACCGCCGCGAGGGCAAGCGGTACGTGACCATCGCCGTCGGCTGCACGGGCGGCAAGCACCGCTCGGTCGCCACGTCCGAGAAGCTCGCCGCGCGCCTGGCCGCGGAAGGCGTCGAGACGGTCGTCGTCCACCGGGACATGGGGCGCGAGTGA
- a CDS encoding gluconeogenesis factor YvcK family protein: protein MKPYRRRTSTLSGLTVRTLRRRGAQPKVVALGGGMGLSASLAALRRITGDLTAVVTVADDGGSSGRLREELGVLPPGDLRKALAALCGDDDWGQTWSRVIQHRFQSKGDLHEHAVGNLLIVALWEQLGDHVLALDLVGKLLGAHGRVLPMSAVPLELQALVRGHDPARPDDVDTVRGQATVALTPGEVQSVHLVPHDPPAVPEAVAAVRDADWVVLGPGSWFSSVIPHLLVPELLDALVETKARRVLSLNLAPQPGETEGFSPQRHLEVLGRHAPKLALDVVLADEAAVPDVSAREPLVDAAKRLGAALELAPVARADGLPKHDPELLAAAYDRIFRMHGRIGPWR, encoded by the coding sequence GTGAAGCCGTACCGCCGGCGTACGTCCACGCTTTCGGGGCTCACGGTACGTACGCTCCGCAGGCGCGGCGCCCAGCCCAAGGTCGTCGCGCTGGGCGGCGGCATGGGACTGTCGGCCTCCCTCGCCGCCCTGCGCCGGATCACCGGTGACCTCACCGCCGTGGTCACCGTCGCCGACGACGGCGGCTCCAGCGGCCGGCTCCGGGAGGAGCTGGGCGTGCTGCCGCCCGGCGACCTGCGCAAGGCGCTCGCCGCCCTGTGCGGGGACGACGACTGGGGCCAGACCTGGTCCCGGGTCATCCAGCACCGTTTCCAGTCCAAGGGCGATCTGCACGAGCACGCGGTCGGCAATCTGCTGATCGTCGCCCTCTGGGAGCAGCTCGGCGACCATGTCCTGGCCCTGGACCTGGTCGGCAAGCTGCTCGGCGCGCACGGCCGCGTGCTGCCGATGTCCGCCGTGCCGCTGGAGCTCCAGGCCCTGGTCAGGGGGCACGATCCGGCGCGCCCGGACGACGTGGACACCGTCCGTGGCCAGGCCACGGTGGCGCTCACGCCCGGTGAGGTGCAGTCCGTGCACCTCGTGCCGCACGACCCGCCCGCCGTGCCCGAAGCCGTCGCCGCGGTCCGGGACGCGGACTGGGTGGTCCTCGGCCCCGGCTCCTGGTTCTCCTCGGTGATCCCGCACCTGCTCGTCCCGGAGCTGCTCGACGCCCTGGTGGAGACCAAGGCCCGCCGGGTCCTCTCCCTGAACCTCGCGCCGCAGCCGGGAGAAACCGAGGGGTTCTCTCCGCAGCGTCATTTGGAGGTTTTGGGACGACACGCCCCTAAACTCGCCCTGGACGTGGTGCTGGCCGACGAGGCCGCCGTGCCCGACGTGTCAGCGAGGGAGCCCCTCGTCGACGCCGCCAAGCGGCTCGGCGCCGCGCTCGAGCTGGCGCCGGTGGCCCGGGCCGACGGTCTCCCGAAGCACGACCCGGAGCTGTTGGCAGCCGCGTACGACCGTATTTTTCGGATGCATGGAAGGATCGGCCCATGGCGATGA
- the uvrC gene encoding excinuclease ABC subunit UvrC → MADPSSYRPKPGQIPDSPGVYKFRDEHRRVIYVGKAKSLRQRLANYFQPLVSLHPRTATMVTTAASVEWTVVSTEVEALQLEYSWIKEFDPRFNVKYRDDKSYPYLAVTVNEEFPRVQVMRGQKKKGVRYFGPYAHAWAIRETVDLMLRVFPVRTCSAGVFRNAASAGRPCLLGYIGKCSAPCVGRVTPEEHRELADEFCDFMAGRTGTYIRRLEKQMMAAAEEMEYEKAARLRDDIEALRRAMEKNAVVLADATDADLIALAEDELEAAVQIFHVRGGRVRGQRGWVTDKVEAVSTAGLVEHALQQLYGEESGDAVPKEVLVPALPEDADAVTQWLSGRRGSQVSLRVPQRGDKKDLMETVARNAQQALVLHKTKRASDLTTRSRALEEIAEALDLDSAPLRIECFDISHLQGQDVVASMVVFEDGLPRKSEYRRFQIKGFEGQDDVRSMHEVISRRFKRYLAEKEKTGEWDQEGVAVNAEDDAVDAVGAVNGSGAAASGEVPADDGRPKRFAYPPQLVVVDGGQPQVAAARRALDELGIDDIAVCGLAKRLEEVWLPGDDDPVVLPRSSEGLYLLQRVRDTAHDFAIRYQRSKRNKRVRTSPLDAVPGLGDTRKQALIKHFGSVKRLRQATIEQICEVPGMGRKTAEAVAVALAQAAPAAPAVNTATGEIIEDDGGTTA, encoded by the coding sequence ATGGCCGACCCCTCCAGCTACCGCCCCAAGCCGGGACAGATCCCCGACTCGCCGGGGGTCTACAAATTCCGCGACGAGCACCGCCGGGTGATCTACGTCGGGAAGGCGAAGTCCCTGCGCCAGCGGCTGGCCAACTACTTCCAGCCGCTCGTGAGCCTGCACCCGCGCACGGCCACGATGGTCACCACGGCCGCCTCCGTGGAGTGGACCGTGGTCTCGACCGAGGTCGAGGCACTGCAGCTGGAGTACTCCTGGATCAAGGAGTTCGACCCCCGGTTCAACGTGAAGTACCGGGACGACAAGAGCTATCCGTACCTCGCGGTGACCGTGAACGAGGAGTTCCCCCGCGTCCAGGTCATGCGCGGCCAGAAGAAGAAGGGCGTGCGCTACTTCGGGCCGTACGCCCACGCCTGGGCCATCCGCGAGACCGTCGACCTGATGCTCCGCGTCTTCCCCGTCCGTACGTGCTCCGCCGGGGTCTTCCGCAACGCCGCCTCCGCCGGACGCCCCTGCCTCCTCGGCTACATCGGCAAGTGCTCGGCCCCCTGTGTCGGCCGGGTCACCCCCGAGGAACACCGCGAACTGGCGGACGAGTTCTGCGACTTCATGGCCGGCCGCACCGGCACGTACATCCGCCGTCTGGAGAAGCAGATGATGGCGGCGGCCGAGGAGATGGAGTACGAGAAGGCCGCCCGGCTCCGCGACGACATAGAGGCCCTGCGGCGCGCCATGGAGAAGAACGCCGTCGTCCTCGCCGACGCCACCGACGCCGATCTGATCGCGCTGGCCGAGGACGAGCTGGAGGCCGCCGTCCAGATCTTCCACGTCCGCGGCGGACGGGTGCGCGGCCAGCGCGGCTGGGTCACGGACAAGGTCGAGGCCGTCTCCACGGCCGGGCTCGTCGAGCACGCGCTCCAGCAGCTCTACGGCGAGGAGAGCGGCGACGCGGTCCCCAAGGAGGTCCTCGTCCCCGCCCTGCCCGAGGACGCCGACGCGGTCACCCAGTGGCTGAGCGGCCGCCGGGGCTCCCAGGTCTCCCTGCGCGTCCCGCAGCGCGGCGACAAGAAGGACCTGATGGAGACGGTGGCACGCAACGCCCAGCAGGCGCTCGTGCTGCACAAGACCAAGCGCGCCAGCGACCTGACCACGCGCTCCCGGGCCCTGGAGGAGATCGCCGAGGCCCTGGACCTGGACTCCGCGCCGCTGCGGATCGAGTGCTTCGACATCTCGCACCTCCAGGGGCAGGACGTGGTGGCGTCCATGGTCGTCTTCGAGGACGGGCTGCCGCGCAAGAGCGAGTACCGCCGCTTCCAGATCAAGGGCTTCGAGGGCCAGGACGACGTCCGCTCGATGCACGAGGTGATCAGCCGCCGCTTCAAGCGCTACCTCGCCGAGAAGGAGAAGACGGGGGAGTGGGACCAGGAGGGCGTGGCCGTCAACGCGGAGGACGACGCCGTCGACGCGGTCGGCGCCGTGAACGGCTCCGGCGCGGCCGCCTCCGGAGAGGTGCCCGCGGACGACGGCCGCCCCAAGCGCTTCGCCTACCCGCCCCAGCTCGTCGTCGTCGACGGCGGGCAGCCCCAGGTCGCCGCCGCCCGGCGGGCCCTGGACGAGCTCGGGATCGACGACATCGCCGTCTGCGGGCTCGCCAAGCGCCTGGAGGAGGTCTGGCTGCCCGGCGACGACGACCCGGTCGTGCTGCCCCGCTCCAGCGAGGGTCTGTACCTCCTCCAGCGGGTACGTGACACGGCTCACGACTTCGCCATCCGCTATCAGCGCTCGAAGCGGAACAAGCGCGTCAGGACCAGCCCCCTGGACGCCGTCCCCGGCCTCGGCGACACCCGTAAGCAGGCGCTCATCAAGCATTTCGGCTCGGTGAAGCGGCTGCGACAGGCGACAATCGAGCAGATCTGCGAGGTCCCGGGCATGGGCCGCAAGACGGCCGAGGCCGTGGCCGTGGCCCTCGCGCAGGCGGCCCCGGCCGCACCCGCCGTGAATACGGCAACAGGAGAGATCATTGAAGACGACGGGGGCACCACCGCATGA
- a CDS encoding M14 family metallopeptidase, protein MRRRASSILAAASLLIAGLAAAPVAGAEPNGGDGGDALSVWRAKVSKEQVPLLLEAGTDGHELTEQVPDKGSATLELYLTDRQAGQLRGKGVELAEHTLSAQAEKRVAGAGDGVFRPYGGEGGLKQEILAAAQANPGLTKVVSLGKTVKGQDILALKLTKGAKKAKDGSKPATLYLSNQHAREWITPEMTRRLMHHYLDSYGKDQRVTKIVDSTELWFVLSANPDGYDFTHADPANRQWRKNLRDNNGDGRIAPGDGVDLNRNFAYKWGYDNEGSSPDPANETYRGTGPMSEPETKALDAFQKRIGFQYGINYHSAAQLLLYGVGWQVATDTPDDVALRSLAGTPQKSAVPGYRPQVSSELYTTNGEADGHAANVNGMQMFTPEMSTCATASRIDPNDAWEPADCASVFTFPDDEKLIQAEFAKNIPFALAVAESAAHPDRPVSVTGLDAPDFTPDTFTTSYARGGDQEVSVTARTSLRDKKLRYRVNGGRTHTESLEAWEGGETYGGEDNLFFDQYRAEVEDARPGDTVEVWFTARTQEGTATASTPFTYTVAERPRGDVLVLAEEGGQAAAQHTAAYVKALADSGRKAAVWDVATQGVPDPLGVLSHFRTVVWYTGAEQPSGPVMLAVRDYLNEGGKLINAGEKSGGLIDIGRAQSNDFAQYYLGAYHRAALNGPPAFAGSGGFAGATGSLGGAADNPLDNAGAYTVTSDTLKPQQFPQFGSSASAGDYPGVRTPFEPYEGAYFAAARHADNTWTRLSRTVDLTGVDAAALPSLRFQVSYDTEPGYDNLVVEAHTVGQDDWTTLPDANGGTSTAAPADCGEGYYVRGHPFLARYLTVGEDGCTSTGTTGSWNAFTGPSNGWRQASVDLSAYAGKQVELSISYITDPGSGEMGAFVDDTALVIGGTASGGEGFETALGAWSVPGPPAGSRANGSDWARSAGLFHSQAAVTTRDTVLLGFGLEHVRSEAERAALVRKALGVVHG, encoded by the coding sequence ATGAGACGCAGAGCGAGCTCGATCCTCGCCGCGGCTTCACTGCTGATCGCGGGACTGGCGGCCGCGCCCGTCGCCGGAGCGGAACCGAACGGCGGGGACGGCGGCGACGCCCTCTCCGTATGGCGCGCGAAGGTCAGCAAGGAACAGGTGCCGTTACTCCTGGAGGCCGGCACCGACGGGCACGAACTGACCGAGCAGGTGCCGGACAAGGGCTCCGCCACCCTCGAGCTCTACCTCACCGACCGGCAGGCCGGCCAGCTGCGCGGCAAGGGGGTCGAACTCGCCGAGCACACCCTCTCCGCCCAGGCCGAGAAGCGGGTCGCCGGTGCCGGGGACGGCGTCTTTCGCCCGTACGGCGGCGAAGGCGGCCTCAAGCAGGAGATCCTCGCCGCCGCCCAGGCCAACCCCGGCCTCACCAAGGTCGTCTCCCTCGGAAAGACCGTGAAGGGCCAGGACATCCTCGCCCTCAAGCTCACCAAGGGCGCCAAGAAGGCGAAGGACGGTTCGAAGCCCGCCACGCTGTACCTGTCCAACCAGCACGCCCGCGAGTGGATCACCCCCGAGATGACCCGGCGGCTGATGCACCACTACCTCGACAGCTACGGCAAGGACCAGCGGGTCACGAAGATCGTCGACTCCACCGAGCTCTGGTTCGTGCTCTCCGCCAACCCGGACGGCTACGACTTCACCCACGCCGACCCCGCCAACCGCCAGTGGCGCAAGAACCTCCGCGACAACAACGGCGACGGGCGGATCGCACCCGGCGACGGCGTCGACCTCAACCGTAACTTCGCCTACAAGTGGGGCTACGACAACGAGGGTTCGTCCCCCGACCCGGCGAACGAGACCTACCGTGGCACCGGCCCGATGTCCGAGCCCGAGACCAAGGCGCTCGACGCCTTCCAGAAGCGCATCGGCTTCCAGTACGGCATCAACTACCACTCGGCCGCCCAGCTGCTGCTCTACGGCGTCGGCTGGCAGGTCGCCACCGACACCCCCGACGACGTGGCGCTCAGGTCGCTCGCCGGCACCCCGCAGAAGTCCGCCGTGCCCGGCTACCGGCCGCAGGTCTCCTCCGAGCTCTACACCACCAACGGCGAGGCCGACGGACACGCGGCCAACGTCAACGGGATGCAGATGTTCACCCCGGAGATGTCGACCTGCGCCACCGCCTCCCGCATCGACCCGAACGACGCCTGGGAGCCCGCCGACTGCGCCTCCGTCTTCACCTTCCCGGACGACGAGAAGCTGATCCAGGCCGAGTTCGCCAAGAACATCCCCTTCGCGCTCGCCGTCGCCGAGAGCGCCGCCCACCCGGACCGGCCCGTCTCCGTCACCGGCCTCGACGCCCCCGACTTCACCCCGGACACCTTCACCACCTCCTACGCCCGCGGCGGCGACCAGGAGGTCTCCGTCACCGCCCGCACGTCCCTGCGCGACAAGAAGCTCAGGTACCGGGTCAACGGCGGCCGCACCCACACCGAGAGCCTGGAGGCCTGGGAGGGCGGCGAGACCTACGGCGGGGAGGACAACCTCTTTTTCGACCAGTACCGGGCCGAGGTCGAGGACGCCCGACCGGGCGACACCGTCGAGGTCTGGTTCACCGCCCGTACCCAGGAGGGCACGGCGACCGCCTCCACCCCCTTCACGTACACCGTGGCCGAGCGGCCCCGCGGAGACGTGCTCGTCCTCGCCGAGGAGGGCGGCCAGGCCGCCGCGCAGCACACCGCGGCCTATGTGAAGGCGCTCGCCGACAGCGGCCGCAAGGCCGCCGTCTGGGACGTCGCCACCCAGGGGGTCCCGGACCCGCTCGGCGTGCTGAGCCACTTCCGTACGGTCGTCTGGTACACCGGCGCCGAGCAGCCCTCCGGGCCGGTCATGCTGGCCGTACGGGACTACCTCAACGAGGGCGGCAAGCTGATCAACGCCGGGGAGAAGTCCGGCGGCCTGATCGACATCGGCCGGGCCCAGTCCAACGACTTCGCCCAGTACTACCTCGGCGCGTACCACCGGGCCGCGCTGAACGGCCCGCCCGCCTTCGCCGGATCCGGCGGATTCGCCGGCGCCACGGGCTCCCTCGGCGGCGCGGCGGACAACCCGCTGGACAACGCCGGCGCGTACACCGTCACCTCGGACACCCTGAAGCCGCAGCAGTTCCCGCAGTTCGGCAGCAGCGCGTCCGCCGGCGACTACCCGGGCGTCCGCACCCCCTTCGAGCCCTACGAGGGCGCGTACTTCGCCGCCGCCCGCCACGCCGACAACACCTGGACGCGCCTGAGCCGCACCGTCGACCTCACCGGCGTCGACGCGGCCGCCCTGCCGAGCCTGCGCTTCCAGGTCAGTTACGACACCGAGCCCGGCTACGACAACCTCGTCGTCGAGGCCCACACCGTCGGCCAGGACGACTGGACCACGCTGCCCGACGCCAACGGCGGCACCTCCACCGCCGCCCCGGCCGACTGCGGCGAGGGCTACTACGTCCGCGGCCACCCCTTCCTCGCCCGCTACCTGACCGTCGGCGAGGACGGCTGCACCAGCACCGGCACCACCGGCTCCTGGAACGCGTTCACCGGCCCCTCCAACGGCTGGCGGCAGGCCTCGGTCGACCTGAGCGCCTACGCGGGCAAGCAGGTCGAGCTGTCGATCTCGTACATCACCGACCCCGGGAGCGGCGAGATGGGCGCCTTCGTCGACGACACCGCGCTCGTGATCGGCGGCACGGCGAGCGGCGGCGAGGGGTTCGAGACGGCGCTCGGCGCCTGGTCCGTACCGGGGCCGCCGGCCGGCAGCCGGGCGAACGGCAGCGACTGGGCGCGCTCCGCGGGGCTCTTCCACTCCCAGGCCGCCGTCACCACACGTGACACCGTGCTCCTCGGTTTCGGCCTGGAACACGTGCGCTCCGAGGCGGAGCGCGCGGCACTCGTCAGGAAGGCTCTCGGCGTGGTGCACGGCTGA